A region of the Bacteroidales bacterium genome:
CGAAGACAGTGCGGGGGCCGGGCTTTACAACAAAATTGATGTCTGCCCGCTTTTTATCGGGATGAACATCCACTTGCCTGTTTATTTCAATCAATGGATAACCATTGTTGTGAAAAACATTTTTGATCCTGGATTCCATCTCCAATATGCTTTGATCAGCAAACCGGTCCCCTGAATTCAGCGGGAGCTCCCCGGTAATTCCGGAAAGTAGGGTGGCCGCTGTCGAATCTTTGGGTTGTGTGAAAGTCATGTTACCAATCTTTATAGGCTCCCCTTCCTCAACTTTTATCGTTATGCGTAAGTTTTCCCTTTTCTCATTTCGTTCAAGAGAATAGTCCAGCCGGGGATTCAGAAACCCATTCCGTTGGTAAAACTGTCTTAAACGTTCCAGATCGTTATCCAACATTACCGGGGAAAAATCAGGCTGTTCTTTCCAGAATGCTACTTTTTGAAGAAATGTAGCGGAACGGATATTCATCTGTCCCATGAGGGTTTCACTGGCAATCATTTCATTGCCAGTGAAATCAATCTCTCTGATGGTGTAATTTTCCTGAGCTGCTGCTGAGTGACACAAACTGGAAAGCAGTATGAATAAGATAATTTGGAGTTTTCTGTTCAATTAAAAATGTTCATTTTTAAATATTTCCTTGGCCAGTATAACATTTAAATCTCCTGATAGTTTATTAATTTAGCAAAATATTATAATATCCTATAAAAATGACGGAAGAAGAAAAGAAACAATTGAGGGAAAAACTCTTGCAGGAGAAAAAAAAGGTAGAAAAGCGTATTGAAAACCTGAAGGACTTAACAAAGCCCATAGCTCCCGAGAATTCTATTGGCCGGGTTAGCCGTATGGATGCTATCAATAATAAAAGCATCAATGATGCTGCGCTGCGTACTGCCGAAA
Encoded here:
- a CDS encoding TraR/DksA C4-type zinc finger protein, producing the protein MTEEEKKQLREKLLQEKKKVEKRIENLKDLTKPIAPENSIGRVSRMDAINNKSINDAALRTAENKLKNIEEALGKIHHKDFGKCRRCGQPIPMGRLAVMPESALCMRCAQM